The Fusarium falciforme chromosome 4, complete sequence genomic interval GTCGACCCATAGCTGATTCTCCTCATGGTTATCAGAGAGGCGATAGAAACTCGTCACGAAGTCTTGGAGCTCTTGATCATCCCAATCATCCCCCTTTGCGTATTGGGGTATGTATTTTTCAGGTATGTTCTTTGCCATTGTGAATTTGTTGCGAGTTTGTTTTCTGACAAATCGAGCAAGAGAGAGCAGCTTGGCCACTCCGCCCGCCAGACTCCTCACTTATAAATACGGATATACGGAGTTCAACAGCTAGCATGATGCAATTGCTTTCCACCACAGGTGGGTTGCAGCAGATCGTGATCCAGCTAACGAAAGTTACCGCCAGTGTTTCTTTCTGGAATGAAGCGTGGCGGTCCGCCATGCATTAACTCTATTCCCACAGGGCTTAGGTTTTCATATGTTCCTGAGCCTTCGAAGCCTAGGAAGCCTCAGATTCTACACAACTTGTTGCATCTCAGGTTCTTGATCTTAAGAACATGGCAACACAGACAGGACCGGTGCGATAACAGCCTCTGCCGGATACTTGGTCGAATCATCCAGATCCTCTTGCAACAACAGCCAGTTCATCCGGTATGGTGTAGTGGCTAACATTTCGCGCTCTCATAACCTGAGGGAATAGCACCGCGGAGCccagggttcgattccctgtACCGGAGATGTTTCTTTTTGATCCGCTAAGCAAcggttttatttttatcaATGGTGATGATATTCTATGCATCACTGCCAGTAACAAGCCAACGGCGATGCGCTGGACACGAGACACCATTGGCCTCGTTGTCGAGATATGCCTTTTTGATACCAGAAACAATTGGTCCTTTGATCGACTATCAACCGAGCTTGGTAATGGCTCCAACCGTCACCACATACTGCTCAGTCATCCCAGCCCGGTTCTTCCTTGGCTCCTGAGGAATCGAAGGCCGACGTGGTTTTCAAACATGCTGATCAATCATCTTGAGGGGTGAAATAGGCATCATCGCTGTTGAAACATCAAGTGTATTTTCTGGCTTCTCATCAACTATTCAAGATACCTCCAGGACTACGCGACCACCGCAACCTTCAGGCACTCTTCAGTCACTAAAACTACCCTAGATGACAGTTGACGCAAGGCTTGAATTGCGACGAAGCAGTTACAGTTCGAGTGAAAAACAACTGGACTTTCTTCGGAAAGTTATCCGGAACTCGGCAGCACCTGCCCTGTGAGGAGTCGAGTATTCAACATCCAGGCTCCTTTCATCCCGTCTCAACACCCACTCATCGAAACAGAAAACCAAGGAAGATGCACGGTTAGCAAAAAGCATTTCACTCGGCAACTGGCAAAAAGAAATGAGCAATGCGTGATCTGGGAATCGAACCCAGGGCTCCCCGACGTTACTCGAATGGCAACGGAGAATTTTACCACTAAACCAATCACGCTTTGAATTGTTGCACGTGATATGGTCGGTGCAATCGGCCGTCACAGGGACTGCATTGGACGAGGGTGCAAAAGAACATCGGATTGCAAAAAGAAACACAATCCGGTTTATGGAATCGATGAAAGAAACAGACAAAAAGGTCAAAAAGCAATGCGTAATCTGGGAATCGAACCCAGGGCTCCCCGACGCTGCTCGAATGGCAACGGAGAATTTTACCACTAAACCAATTACGCCTTGTTGGAGAAAACGTTCCCTATTGACCATTGAGAACTCGTTGCGCGTAGCGAGCTTCTCAGTTTCCGTAATGTATTGGTGAAAGTTGCTGGCAGGTCCGAGACTGGAACCAATAAAGAGCAAACCATTCGGGTATCATTCTCTCGTAGGATCCTTGCAGAGGATATCTTCTAAAATATCAAACATCCAGACTTCGCCCCAAATCGTACCGTTCTGAACTCCAAAAATCGACCTGTTGAATTCCCCAACATTGTTGCTGCCACCCTCCTACATCTTCACACCCCTTGCGCTAACCTCGCCCTTCTCGCCAATGTTGAGCAATACCCGGCACTCAGGACAGTACCATTTGGTCGTCCGGGCGGGCACCTCGGCGAGACCGACGCACTCGAGATGAAACCACTCTTCCTTGCAGTTCTGCTTCTGTGTTAGCTGCTTGTTCGTTCCCTTTCGACGGGATGCTGAGGTAGAGGATGAGTGTGAGGGCGTGGTTGAGGAGCCGCTTACGTCGACATTGTCGCACTGGATCATGAGGCCGAAGCTGACTCGGTTGCAGGAGCAGTATCTCGGCTCGTCGGGATCGATCGGGTTCCCCTCGTCGTCtacctcctccagctctggCTCCGCAGGACCCTTATTCTGCCTCGGACGAGCTTTCTTCTTCGGCGCCGCTTTTCGCTTACCGACAGCGCTATTCCCGCCACTGTTTGTGGTACTAACAACGCCGGGGGCAGGACGCTTGGTTCGCTTAGCTGGCCGAGGCTCGGGGGCAGGCGTGTTGCGAGCGGTGCTCGCCCGTCGTGGCCGATCTGCCGCTAGTGAGGACTGTGGCTCTTGGCTGGCACCTTTACCACGAGAGCTCGGTCGGCGGAGGGCAAGGCCCTCCGGCCCTGGAGTTAATCGGGGCGTTGCAGCCCGTGAAGGTATCTGCTTGCTTGGTATTTCAGGGGCAATTGGAGGGGGTTGTGGAGGAGGGATGATAGTAGGTTGGGGTTGgggttgaggctgaggagggttAGACGCTTGCCGCTcaggttgctgctgctcctgagGAGCCTCCTGAGGTTGCTGAGGCTGTGGCGCTTGTGCCTGTTGCTGCAAAAGTAGCTGCTGGGCCTGCTGTGTCCGCTTCGCTGCGTCACCCCGAGTCTCTCGCTTAGTGTTTTCTCTCACTGGAGGCAGCACTGGGGTTGCCGACTTTCGCGGCTCGGGGATTGGGAAGGGCACTGGAGTCTCTGTCGGGTGGGCTTTGCCAGGAGTGGCGGCGGGAGCTGCAGTCGAGTTAGACGGGTTGGGAGTCGGAGACTTGGCTCCGCTGGTGACCATAGACGTGCCTTGGGGTGGGATGGGAATGGGAACTGGGGTTTCGGCGTGTGTGACGACGGGGTGTTCACCAGGCGTCGTCAGGGGAGCTGGAGGACCTGTACTCTCAGGGGTTGGTCCCTTGCTATGGCTCATGGAAGGGTGGTGGGGTGGTGGAACTGGAGTCTCAGTCTTGGTGCGCTTCACCTGTGGTCGTGAGGGTTGTGTTTCGTTGTTCTCATGGGAGTTGGGGGTCTCCTCTGGCTCTGCCTCTCTTTTTCGCTTCGTGGCTCTCGATGTGGCTCTTGTTTTCACGGGCTTGGTGGGAGTTTCTTTGGGAGCCTCAGACGCCGGGGCCGTGGCCTTTTGGTTCCCCTTGTTTCCGTTGCCAttgccgaggaagagctTAGCTGCCTCTGCCATTTTTCTGGCTGATTCTTCCGCTTCCTCTGCGGCAAGCTTGGCCAGGGCCTCCCTCTTCAGTTTCTTTGCCTCGTTGAGCTTCATGCCGCGATTGCTTGTCGGGACCTCTTCAGCAGCCAACGTGTCAGCACTGATCGCACCAGCAGGGAGTTGCTTCTCGCCCGACTCGTTATCAACGATAGGCTTAGGGACTGGAGGCTCAAAGGATttcccctcttcctcggccttTCTCTTGGCCTCATGATAGGCATCAGGACCACGGCCCAGAGCCTTGAGCTCGCGAGCAATCATGGTCTCGCTCGGTGTCCACGTCgcattcttcttcatccgtTTCCGTagcttggccagctcgtACTGGGTAAGCTGCAGCCATGGAGCATCCGGGCTGCCAATAACCGCGTTCTCGGGTGGCGGATGAAGCAAGGCGGCATTGTTGGCAGCCGCAGCCTGGCTCAGGGCTGCCGTAGGATAGCTCACTGGCCGTGCGAGGCGACTCGGCGTCTTTGGGGTCTTGTTGGTAACAAGTTTGATTCGCGGAGGCGGCGCTGGAGTTCTTCGACTTGGTGCCGGAGTATCCGACTCCTCATCAGAACTAATGTCGCTGTCGTCGGTAAAGGTGTCGTAGTCAACATCATATGGTGCTAATATCTCTCCCGGGACAATGATTCTCGGAACTTGTGGGCGTCTGGGCTTCTGACCACCTTCGCCTGCTGCCTTGGagcttaatttattcctTGCCAACTGTGGCGATTTCGACACAACTGGGCTTTTGACTTCCTCAGTGGGATAGttgtccatcatcttctgcaGTTTAGAAAGTAaaaccttggccttcttgtagTGCCTGTTAACATTTTCCGACAGCCTCACGGCCTCGGCATGGGCAAAGACCCTCGAGTCAACTGACTGAGCCAGTTGCTCAGAGATGTCTGCCCGAAGCTGCACGGGCGACGGGCGCTCCTCCGCAGGTAGACTGGGGAGCCGACCCCATACCGAGGTCAAGTCGTCGACCATGTGGGAGGCATTGATGTAGCGCTCGTCGAGCTTCCCGATGAGCGTGAGGGACCGCACAACGTCAGAGGAGAGGTATTCGGTAAAGTCGAGGAAATCGGTGACGGTGGTCTGCGCATCGGGATCAGCGCGCGACTGCAGCGACGCGAGCCCGTTGTCCATCTGACCAAGCGACTGGGAAATGGACTCCTCCATCGATGTCTGGTCCTTGGGCGAAacatcctccatcttggtATCGCCCTGGGGgtctgcggcggcggccatggTGTTGCGCTGAGCTTCGGGGCTCGTTTGACGCGAAGCGCGATGGGTGGTGTAAATGAGCGGATACCGTTGCCCTATTGCGAGGACGTTGGCGATGCCATCTGATGGCGTGGATGGTGGGCGCGTCGAGAGGTCAAGGGCGCGATGTTCGTCAATACGTCAACGCGGAGGTTGCGCTTGCGCACTCGGTTAGGTAGTGCGCAACCCAAGGCGCACCAGGAACAGGAGATGGTCCGTGCACGTGCGGGAAGCAAGCTTCAGGCACACACATTCTGGATGCCTGAGTCATCAAGACTGGGCTCGCCTTTATCTTGGCGACGAGCAGAGAAAGCATCCGAAGGAGTTCATGGTCGTCTTTGGCCCCCAAATCCCCAAATATAGGAATGGCCCATGCTTGACGTGAGGCACGGAATCGATCTGACTGGTTGAAGCCGAGATCCATGTTATCGCACTCGCATGGTCGTCGGCTTAGACGACAACCGAACTGCTCTTTGACGTGTTTGGACAGCCTCTTCAACGTCCTGCTAGGCTGCCGAATTCTAGCAATTCTGATTGCGAAGCCTCTCAGCCTCAATTGCATATTGCGCATGGCCTGTTGCTGCATCGTGGCTGTAACCGACAATAGTTCCTGGATGCCTGGAGCTGTGGATGCAACTAACACTGCAACACAGTTGAGTGGAACATGGCACATGAGGGACTTGGATTTTGAGAAAACATCCCCTGTATTCTCTAGTTACTGGTTCATACCTCATTCATACGTAGTGACGAGTAATGATAGTCGATATCCATATCCAGAGATTCTGGATATCGTCCAAAGAAGTGATCTAAACGCCCAACTCCAACCGCAAGTCCCATCCGTGCATCTCCGGTCCCGAATCCTCTCATTACCCAGCCATTAATTCCATCACCCCATCCAGTCATTACAACTCGTTATcgtaagagaaaaaaaaaagccagACTAAGCCAaagataaagaagaagaaatcgCAAAGCTCCAATAGCAACGCCATTACCAGTCCCAGTCAGGCTCCGTCTCCCTCATCATGGTCGCACCCGCGATCTCTGCAGACTGTTCAACGAAATAACCCGACTCGGGTCCAATGAGGGTCAAGCTTCCGTAGACAACCAGACGACGACACTTGCTAAAGATTTTGTCAGCAAAAAAAATAACAACTTCAAACAATTACAGGCTCTTTTTGCACTTACAGACATCCCGTGATGCTCACGTTTCCGTAAATCTCCAACTCGGTTCCTTCGAGAGTTCCGACAACCTTGAGCTTTCCGTATGCTTTGATCTTGTCTCTGACAGACAGGCATCCCGACACCACAATGTTGCCATACGCCTTAATCCGGCCGCTGTTTTCCACTCTATTAGCCGTGCAGGTCTCAATGGGCAATAGTGATGTACTTACCCACAACTAATACTCCCATTCATCTCAATGCCTCCGTAGGCGTCCATCTTGTCCCTCACGCTCACCTCGCCTTCCAGTCTAATACTACTTCCCGACTTGACCGAGCCCTCAATTTCAATTGGCCCTTCGACAATGACTTCATCATCGCTCCTGATGCTCCCGGACCTCCTAAGGGCCGTGGAG includes:
- a CDS encoding ING domain-containing protein, coding for MAAAADPQGDTKMEDVSPKDQTSMEESISQSLGQMDNGLASLQSRADPDAQTTVTDFLDFTEYLSSDVVRSLTLIGKLDERYINASHMVDDLTSVWGRLPSLPAEERPSPVQLRADISEQLAQSVDSRVFAHAEAVRLSENVNRHYKKAKVLLSKLQKMMDNYPTEEVKSPVVSKSPQLARNKLSSKAAGEGGQKPRRPQVPRIIVPGEILAPYDVDYDTFTDDSDISSDEESDTPAPSRRTPAPPPRIKLVTNKTPKTPSRLARPVSYPTAALSQAAAANNAALLHPPPENAVIGSPDAPWLQLTQYELAKLRKRMKKNATWTPSETMIARELKALGRGPDAYHEAKRKAEEEGKSFEPPVPKPIVDNESGEKQLPAGAISADTLAAEEVPTSNRGMKLNEAKKLKREALAKLAAEEAEESARKMAEAAKLFLGNGNGNKGNQKATAPASEAPKETPTKPVKTRATSRATKRKREAEPEETPNSHENNETQPSRPQVKRTKTETPVPPPHHPSMSHSKGPTPESTGPPAPLTTPGEHPVVTHAETPVPIPIPPQGTSMVTSGAKSPTPNPSNSTAAPAATPGKAHPTETPVPFPIPEPRKSATPVLPPVRENTKRETRGDAAKRTQQAQQLLLQQQAQAPQPQQPQEAPQEQQQPERQASNPPQPQPQPQPTIIPPPQPPPIAPEIPSKQIPSRAATPRLTPGPEGLALRRPSSRGKGASQEPQSSLAADRPRRASTARNTPAPEPRPAKRTKRPAPGVVSTTNSGGNSAVGKRKAAPKKKARPRQNKGPAEPELEEVDDEGNPIDPDEPRYCSCNRVSFGLMIQCDNVDVSGSSTTPSHSSSTSASRRKGTNKQLTQKQNCKEEWFHLECVGLAEVPARTTKWYCPECRVLLNIGEKGEVSARGVKM